One region of Thermoplasmata archaeon genomic DNA includes:
- the gyrB gene encoding DNA topoisomerase (ATP-hydrolyzing) subunit B — translation MAPETVSVPAYDASSIQVLEGLAAVRKRPGMYIGSTDARGLHQLIYEVVDNSIDEVLAGACDRIDVTLHADGSCTVTDNGRGIPVEDHPKYGKPTLEIVMTVLHAGSKFDRNTYKVSGGLHGVGLHVVNALSEWFELRVRRDGHEYFQRYERGAPVAPVRIAGTATGTGTEARFRPDPTVLETISFDHATVERRLKELSFLNPGVTIGFRDERDRSAVEFHHAGGICEFVEDLNTSTNPLFRPPIYFHAKRNSTDIELAMEYNDGYNETTLAFVNNIHTPDGGTHVVGFRAALTRTLNDYARKRGFIKGEREGLTGEDVREGLTAVLSVKVLEPQFEGQTKARLGNSEVKGQVESAVNEKLAEFLEEHPADAQSLVAKAAQAAQAREAARKARELTRRKGLLEGGGLPGKLADCHSRNPADCELFIVEGDSAGGTAKQGRDREFQAVLPLRGKILNVEKARLDKMLQNEHIRSLITAIGIGIGDEIDMSRLRYHKIILMTDADVDGSHIRTLLLTLFYRKMPQLITDGHVYIAQAPLYRLQKGAKFRWAYSDEERDRSIEELGGSKGLVIQRYKGLGEMNAEQLSETTMRPGARTLLKVTVEDAGRANMLFQILMGEEVEPRREYIQEHAVEVTNLDI, via the coding sequence ATGGCCCCGGAGACGGTTTCCGTGCCCGCGTACGACGCCAGTTCCATCCAGGTGCTGGAGGGTCTGGCGGCGGTTCGCAAGCGCCCGGGCATGTACATCGGCTCGACCGACGCCCGAGGGCTCCACCAGCTCATCTACGAAGTGGTGGACAACTCGATCGATGAGGTGCTCGCGGGGGCCTGCGACCGCATCGACGTCACCCTGCATGCCGACGGCTCGTGCACGGTCACGGACAACGGGCGGGGGATCCCCGTCGAGGACCACCCGAAGTACGGCAAGCCGACGCTGGAGATCGTGATGACGGTCCTCCACGCCGGCTCGAAGTTCGACCGGAACACCTACAAAGTGTCCGGCGGGCTCCACGGGGTCGGTCTCCACGTGGTCAACGCGCTCAGCGAGTGGTTCGAGCTGCGCGTCCGCCGCGACGGTCACGAGTACTTCCAGCGCTACGAGCGCGGCGCACCAGTGGCTCCGGTGAGGATCGCCGGGACGGCGACGGGGACCGGTACCGAGGCGCGGTTCCGCCCCGATCCGACGGTCCTCGAGACGATCTCGTTCGACCACGCGACCGTGGAGCGACGGCTGAAGGAACTGTCGTTCCTCAACCCCGGCGTCACGATCGGCTTTCGCGACGAGCGGGACCGATCGGCCGTGGAGTTCCACCACGCCGGCGGCATCTGCGAGTTCGTCGAGGACCTCAACACGTCGACGAACCCGCTGTTCCGGCCGCCGATCTACTTCCACGCGAAGCGCAACTCGACCGACATCGAGCTCGCCATGGAGTACAACGACGGGTACAACGAGACGACGCTCGCTTTCGTCAACAACATCCACACGCCGGACGGTGGCACCCACGTCGTGGGCTTCCGGGCGGCGCTCACTCGAACGCTCAACGACTACGCTCGCAAGCGCGGGTTCATCAAGGGCGAGCGCGAAGGGCTGACCGGCGAGGACGTGCGCGAGGGGCTCACCGCGGTCCTCTCCGTCAAGGTCCTCGAGCCGCAGTTCGAGGGCCAGACCAAGGCGCGCCTCGGTAACTCCGAGGTCAAGGGTCAGGTCGAGAGCGCCGTCAACGAGAAGCTCGCGGAGTTCCTCGAGGAGCACCCCGCCGACGCCCAGAGCCTTGTGGCGAAGGCCGCGCAGGCCGCGCAGGCGCGCGAAGCCGCGCGCAAGGCCCGCGAGCTCACGCGCCGCAAGGGCCTGCTCGAAGGCGGAGGGCTGCCCGGCAAGCTCGCCGACTGCCACTCGCGCAACCCCGCCGACTGCGAGCTGTTCATCGTGGAGGGCGATAGCGCGGGCGGGACCGCGAAGCAGGGCCGCGATCGCGAGTTCCAGGCCGTGCTGCCACTGCGCGGCAAGATCCTCAACGTCGAGAAGGCCCGCCTCGACAAGATGCTCCAGAACGAGCACATCCGCTCCCTGATCACGGCGATCGGGATCGGGATCGGCGACGAGATCGACATGTCGCGGCTGCGCTACCACAAGATCATCCTGATGACCGACGCCGACGTCGACGGCTCCCACATCCGCACGCTGCTGCTCACGCTATTCTACCGCAAGATGCCCCAGCTGATCACCGACGGGCACGTCTACATCGCCCAGGCGCCCCTCTATCGCCTCCAGAAGGGCGCGAAGTTCCGCTGGGCCTACTCCGACGAGGAGCGGGACCGCTCGATCGAGGAGCTGGGCGGTTCGAAGGGGCTCGTGATCCAGCGCTACAAGGGGCTCGGCGAGATGAACGCCGAGCAGCTGAGCGAGACGACGATGCGCCCCGGGGCGCGGACCCTGCTCAAGGTGACGGTCGAGGACGCGGGCCGGGCCAACATGCTGTTCCAGATCCTGATGGGCGAGGAGGTCGAGCCCCGCCGCGAGTACATCCAGGAGCACGCGGTCGAGGTGACGAACCTCGACATCTAG
- the grpE gene encoding nucleotide exchange factor GrpE, whose amino-acid sequence MGDESKPSAPEAANAATLTGETGAAVPSSGSPPEDWATRFKYLYADFENFRRRAERERESLTRQSRGAMLRELLPIIEAFHGAARAAAELPGDHPLRRGIELLDREWSTFLKHEGVEPIARVGGTFRPEEAVAVGDSSPSTEAPDGAIAEIVQQGYRFFGGILRPAKVIVARSPNGTSAPVEPGE is encoded by the coding sequence ATGGGCGACGAGTCGAAGCCGAGCGCGCCGGAGGCGGCCAACGCGGCGACGCTCACGGGCGAGACCGGTGCGGCGGTCCCGAGCAGCGGGTCTCCGCCCGAGGACTGGGCGACCCGGTTCAAGTACCTCTACGCCGACTTCGAGAACTTCCGTCGGCGCGCCGAGCGCGAGCGGGAGTCGCTGACCCGGCAGAGCCGCGGCGCGATGCTCCGGGAGCTGCTGCCGATCATCGAGGCGTTCCATGGCGCCGCTCGGGCGGCCGCCGAGCTCCCCGGCGACCACCCCCTCCGTCGTGGCATCGAGCTCCTCGACCGGGAGTGGTCGACGTTCCTCAAGCACGAGGGCGTCGAGCCGATCGCCCGGGTCGGAGGGACGTTCCGGCCGGAGGAGGCGGTGGCCGTCGGCGATTCGTCCCCGTCGACGGAGGCCCCCGACGGTGCCATCGCCGAGATCGTCCAGCAGGGCTACCGGTTCTTCGGCGGGATCCTGCGACCGGCCAAGGTCATCGTGGCGCGGTCCCCGAACGGCACCTCCGCGCCGGTCGAGCCGGGCGAGTGA
- a CDS encoding hydroxymethylglutaryl-CoA reductase, degradative has translation MTRSSQLPGFYKKSIDERRAFVREWAGLSEEEAASYAFPPGVDPATLDRMIENVIGVMPLPLGIATNFQINGVDRLIPMAIEEPSVVAAASNAAKVARDGGGFLAQTTAPVMIGQVQVLDVPDPVAARLRILDHKDDLLAAANAKDPVLVKFGGGAKDLEVRIVRSARGTMVVIHLLVDARDAGGMNAVNTMCEALAPEFARLAGGRAVLRIISNLAIHRLARAHATFPAAALATPTATGPEVVDAILDAYALAVADPFRCATHNKGIMNGISSVVIATGNDFRAIESGAHSFAAWRAGEVDAGTVILPLTTYEKDKNGDLVGSIEVPAPVGLIGGATAVHPTAKANVKVLGVKSARELGEVLAAVGLAQNFAALRALATEGIQRGHMELHARNMAVSVGARPDEVDRVVERLVRDRQVRFDRAKEILDELRRGAPG, from the coding sequence ATGACGCGATCGAGCCAGCTGCCGGGCTTCTACAAGAAGTCGATCGACGAGCGGCGCGCGTTCGTCCGCGAGTGGGCCGGGCTCAGCGAGGAGGAGGCGGCGAGCTATGCGTTCCCGCCCGGGGTCGACCCGGCGACGCTCGACCGGATGATCGAGAACGTGATCGGGGTGATGCCGCTCCCGCTCGGGATCGCGACGAACTTCCAGATCAACGGCGTCGATCGCCTGATCCCGATGGCCATCGAGGAGCCGAGCGTCGTGGCCGCCGCGTCGAACGCCGCGAAGGTCGCCCGCGACGGTGGAGGCTTCCTCGCGCAGACCACCGCGCCGGTGATGATCGGTCAGGTACAGGTGCTCGATGTCCCCGATCCGGTGGCGGCCCGCCTTCGGATCCTCGACCACAAAGACGACCTCCTAGCGGCCGCGAACGCGAAGGACCCGGTCCTCGTGAAGTTCGGCGGCGGGGCCAAGGACCTCGAGGTACGCATCGTCCGCTCGGCCCGCGGGACGATGGTGGTCATCCACCTGCTGGTCGACGCGCGCGACGCCGGTGGCATGAACGCCGTCAACACGATGTGCGAGGCGCTCGCCCCGGAGTTCGCTCGGCTCGCCGGCGGACGTGCGGTCCTGCGGATCATCTCGAATCTCGCGATCCATCGCCTCGCCCGAGCCCACGCCACGTTCCCGGCCGCGGCGCTCGCGACGCCGACGGCGACCGGTCCCGAGGTCGTCGACGCGATCCTCGACGCCTACGCTCTCGCGGTCGCGGACCCGTTCCGCTGCGCGACCCACAACAAGGGGATCATGAACGGAATCTCGAGCGTGGTGATCGCGACCGGGAACGATTTCCGCGCGATCGAGAGCGGCGCGCACAGCTTCGCGGCCTGGCGCGCCGGCGAGGTCGATGCCGGCACCGTCATCCTGCCGCTGACGACCTACGAGAAGGACAAGAACGGCGACCTCGTCGGCTCCATCGAGGTGCCGGCACCGGTCGGCCTCATCGGCGGCGCGACCGCCGTCCACCCGACCGCGAAAGCGAACGTCAAGGTCCTGGGGGTGAAGAGCGCCCGCGAGCTGGGCGAGGTGCTCGCCGCGGTGGGGCTCGCCCAGAACTTCGCGGCGCTGCGCGCCCTCGCCACCGAGGGGATCCAGCGCGGCCACATGGAGCTGCACGCGCGCAACATGGCGGTCAGTGTCGGCGCCCGGCCGGACGAGGTCGACCGGGTCGTCGAGCGTCTGGTGCGGGACCGGCAGGTCCGCTTCGACCGCGCGAAGGAGATCCTCGACGAGCTGCGGCGCGGCGCCCCCGGATGA